A region from the Malus domestica chromosome 07, GDT2T_hap1 genome encodes:
- the LOC103438515 gene encoding LOW QUALITY PROTEIN: pentatricopeptide repeat-containing protein CRR2, chloroplastic-like (The sequence of the model RefSeq protein was modified relative to this genomic sequence to represent the inferred CDS: inserted 1 base in 1 codon; substituted 1 base at 1 genomic stop codon), producing MEAIMKGQLVDLDGLVDKQVPTRKKEVGNLSGPWALNAADALIVIHSAPAHTTVEIPVACYQFVGYLVTMYARCGKLDLGEQVFSMMNKKHVVSWSSLISSYGIHRYGKKAIQIFEDMINHGVSPSHISFVSVLGACSHADLVEEGEILFDSMVKEHGLYPSVEHYACMVDLLGRANRLDEAAKVIDNMRIEPGAKVWGALLGSCRIHXNVELXERASRRLFELEPRNAGNYVLLADIYAEAKLWDDVKRVKKHLEARELQKVPGRSWIEVKRKIYSFISIDKFNPQMEQLHALLAELSAEMKDQGYKPQTKVVLYGLDEEEKERIVLGHSEKLAVAFGLINSKRGETIRISKNLRLCEDCHPVTEFISKFANREILVRDVNRFHHFRDGVCSCGDYW from the exons ATGGAAGCAATCATGAAAGGACAGCTAGTGGACTTAGACGGCTTAGTGGACAAGCAG GTTCCTACGAGGAAGAAGGAGGTTGGTAATCTCTCCGGCCCATGGGCACTGAATGCAGCTGACGCCCTCATCGTTATCCACAGTGCTCCGGCTCACACCACTGTCGAAATCCCCGTTGCCTGTTACCAG TTTGTGGGCTATCTTGTAACAATGTATGCGAGATGCGGTAAGCTTGACTTGGGGGAACAGGTTTTCAGTATGATGAATAAGAAGCATGTTGTTTCATGGAGTTCCTTGATCTCAAGTTATGGCATTCATAGATATGGGAAAAAGGCAATACAAATTTTTGAAGACATGATCAATCATGGAGTTTCACCGAGTCACATTTCATTTGTTAGTGTCTTGGGGGCTTGTAGTCACGCAGATCTTGTTGAAGAGGGGGAAATATTGTTTGATTCTATGGTTAAAGAACATGGATTATATCCCAGTGTTGAGCACTATGCTTGTATGGTGGATCTTCTTGGTCGTGCCAATCGGTTAGATGAAGCAGCCAAAGTCATAGATAATATGCGGATTGAGCCAGGAGCTAAAGTTTGGGGCGCTCTTCTTGGATCATGTAGAATACATTGAAACGTTGAGC GCGAGAGAGCAAGTAGAAGGCTATTTGAGCTTGAGCCTAGGAATGCTGGGAACTATGTACTTCTAGCTGATATTTATGCTGAAGCCAAGTTGTGGGACGATGTAAAAAGAGTGAAGAAGCATTTAGAAGCTCGAGAACTCCAAAAGGTCCCAGGTCGGAGTTGGATTGAAGTTAAAAGGAAGATATACTCATTCATTTCCATTGACAAGTTTAACCCACAGATGGAGCAGCTCCATGCATTGTTGGCTGAATTGTCGGCAGAGATGAAAGACCAGGGATATAAGCCGCAAACTAAAGTTGTCCTGTATGGTCTCGATGAGGAAGAGAAGGAACGAATAGTATTAGGCCATAGTGAAAAATTAGCAGTTGCATTTGGACTCATAAATTCCAAAAGAGGGGAAACTATTAGGATTTCCAAGAACTTAAGGTTATGTGAAGATTGTCACCCCGTTACAGAGTTCATTTCTAAATTCGCCAATAGAGAGATTCTGGTTCGAGATGTGAATCGGTTTCACCATTTCCGTGACGGGGTTTGTTCATGTGGAGATTATTGGTAG